One Egicoccus halophilus genomic region harbors:
- a CDS encoding adenine phosphoribosyltransferase: protein MQLDPAVLADKVRDVPDYPKPGVVFKDVTPLLGDHVSFSTAVDWLVTRFGRGTVDKVVGIEARGFILAAPVAYHFGAGFVPARKTGKLPGETVSVTYELEYGHETLELHRDAIAPGERVLIVDDVLATGGTAAATVGLVEQLGGQVVGLGFLIELGFLEGAKRLTHDHVSLLTY from the coding sequence ATCCAACTCGACCCGGCCGTGCTCGCCGACAAGGTCCGTGACGTCCCCGACTACCCCAAGCCGGGCGTGGTCTTCAAGGACGTGACACCGCTGCTGGGCGACCACGTCAGCTTCTCGACCGCCGTCGACTGGCTGGTCACCCGCTTCGGGCGCGGCACGGTCGACAAGGTCGTGGGCATCGAGGCCCGCGGGTTCATCCTGGCCGCCCCGGTCGCCTACCACTTCGGTGCCGGGTTCGTCCCGGCCCGCAAGACCGGCAAGCTCCCGGGCGAGACGGTGTCGGTCACCTACGAGCTCGAGTACGGCCACGAGACGCTCGAACTGCACCGCGACGCGATCGCGCCGGGGGAGCGGGTGCTCATCGTCGACGACGTGCTCGCCACCGGCGGGACGGCCGCGGCCACCGTCGGCCTCGTCGAACAGCTCGGTGGTCAGGTCGTCGGACTCGGGTTCCTGATCGAGCTCGGCTTCCTCGAGGGTGCGAAGCGGCTCACGCACGATCACGTGTCCCTGCTCACGTACTGA
- the secF gene encoding protein translocase subunit SecF yields the protein MRTPTFDFVGRSRLWAMISGTLILISLGSLGIGGLDLSIDFVGGTAYRLEGIDPGTTSGDLRDAAEDAGAVDVIPQLQGAGDDRGALVRTDAMEPGSEQALAVEQALVEASGAENSTISFVGPTWGQRITQQALEALLVFMVVVVIYISFRLEFKMAVAAVVALVHDLLITIGLYSLVGFNVSPATVIALLTILGYSLYDTVVVFDRVKENAVQLGEPGRRTYAQLVNASMNEVLYRSLNTSITSVLPVGALLLIGSQLLGATTLQDLALALFVGMLVGVYSSLFVAAPFLSWWKMREPEQVRAAEREAERLERGEDPDEDVPSVTASTERRAPITTDYVRGEGKRRKRRR from the coding sequence ATGAGGACGCCGACCTTCGACTTCGTCGGACGCAGCCGCCTGTGGGCGATGATCTCCGGCACCCTGATCCTGATCAGCCTCGGCTCGCTCGGGATCGGCGGTCTCGACCTGTCGATCGACTTCGTCGGCGGGACCGCCTACCGCCTCGAGGGCATCGACCCCGGCACCACCTCGGGCGACCTGCGCGACGCCGCCGAGGACGCCGGCGCGGTCGACGTCATCCCGCAACTCCAGGGAGCGGGCGACGACCGGGGCGCACTGGTGCGCACCGACGCGATGGAACCGGGCAGCGAACAGGCCCTGGCCGTCGAGCAGGCGCTGGTCGAGGCCTCGGGGGCGGAGAACTCCACGATCAGCTTCGTCGGCCCGACCTGGGGCCAGCGGATCACCCAGCAGGCCCTCGAGGCCCTGCTGGTGTTCATGGTCGTGGTCGTGATCTACATCTCGTTCCGGCTCGAGTTCAAGATGGCGGTCGCCGCCGTCGTCGCGCTGGTCCACGACCTGCTGATCACCATCGGGTTGTACTCGCTGGTCGGGTTCAACGTCTCGCCGGCGACGGTGATCGCCCTGCTGACCATCCTCGGGTACTCGCTCTACGACACCGTGGTCGTGTTCGACCGGGTCAAGGAGAACGCGGTCCAGCTCGGGGAGCCCGGGCGGCGGACCTATGCGCAGCTGGTCAACGCCTCGATGAACGAGGTGCTGTACCGCTCGTTGAACACCTCGATCACCTCGGTGCTGCCGGTCGGCGCGCTGCTGCTCATCGGCTCGCAGCTGCTGGGCGCGACGACGCTGCAGGACCTCGCGCTCGCGCTGTTCGTCGGCATGCTCGTCGGCGTGTACTCGTCGCTGTTCGTCGCCGCGCCGTTCCTGTCGTGGTGGAAGATGCGTGAGCCCGAGCAGGTCCGGGCCGCCGAGCGCGAGGCCGAACGGCTCGAGCGCGGTGAGGACCCCGACGAGGACGTGCCGTCCGTGACGGCCAGCACCGAACGCCGCGCGCCGATCACGACCGACTACGTGCGTGGCGAGGGCAAGCGCAGGAAGCGACGCCGCTGA
- the secD gene encoding protein translocase subunit SecD produces MNKRSLVATLTVTLLVVLLAGTYLGLGNRPNLGLDLQGGISAIYTAEIEGEEPEEGLDEILDQTVEVIRARVDSLGVAEPDISRAGTDIIVQLPGISDAERVQEIIGTTAQLAFRPVEEVIPPGAPAHDEGPDCSAPIDEREQLASDESGILCGSPFDGATPGDPAETAATTPVDKYRVGPVALTGERIENAFPTLGQGGFEVTLELDNQGAQQWAEITGELACERDQGQPGMLAIVLDDVVESAPGMNPGVACGVGITGGTASITTGGATQEEQEADAVDLALILRTGALPISLEAATFDVVSPTLGTESLRSGLLAGAIGLALVGVWLLFFYRVLGVVALSALAIFGVVTLSLVTALGTVGFALTLAGIAGLIVAIGITADSSIIFFERIRDEANLGKTVRTSVKTAFASAFRTNLAGNTVTLAAAVILYFLAVGPVRGFALMLGIASVLDILIMVAFTRPLVFLLAGTKLMNRRTVRAAEPAVATAGVRR; encoded by the coding sequence GTGAACAAGCGGAGCCTGGTCGCCACGTTGACGGTGACTCTCCTCGTGGTGCTGCTCGCCGGCACCTACCTCGGGCTGGGCAACCGTCCCAACCTCGGGCTCGACCTGCAGGGCGGCATCAGCGCCATCTACACCGCGGAGATCGAGGGCGAGGAACCCGAGGAAGGGCTCGACGAGATCCTCGACCAGACCGTCGAGGTGATCCGCGCACGGGTCGACAGTCTCGGGGTCGCCGAACCCGACATCTCGCGGGCCGGCACGGACATCATCGTCCAGCTGCCGGGCATCTCCGACGCCGAACGCGTGCAGGAGATCATCGGCACCACGGCCCAGCTCGCCTTCCGCCCGGTCGAGGAGGTCATCCCGCCCGGAGCCCCGGCCCACGACGAGGGTCCGGACTGCTCCGCACCGATCGACGAGCGCGAGCAGCTCGCGTCGGACGAGTCCGGGATCCTGTGCGGTTCCCCGTTCGACGGCGCCACGCCGGGTGACCCGGCCGAGACGGCGGCGACCACCCCGGTCGACAAGTACCGGGTCGGCCCCGTGGCGTTGACCGGTGAGCGCATCGAGAACGCCTTCCCGACGCTCGGGCAGGGTGGCTTCGAGGTCACCCTCGAACTCGACAACCAGGGTGCGCAACAGTGGGCCGAGATCACCGGCGAGCTCGCCTGCGAACGTGACCAGGGACAGCCCGGCATGCTCGCCATCGTGCTCGACGACGTCGTCGAGTCCGCTCCCGGCATGAACCCCGGGGTCGCCTGCGGGGTCGGCATCACCGGCGGCACCGCCTCGATCACGACCGGCGGCGCCACCCAGGAGGAGCAGGAGGCCGACGCCGTCGACCTCGCGCTGATCCTGCGCACCGGCGCGCTGCCGATCAGCCTCGAGGCGGCCACCTTCGACGTCGTCTCGCCGACGCTCGGTACCGAGTCGCTGCGCTCCGGCCTGCTCGCCGGCGCGATCGGGCTCGCGCTGGTCGGCGTCTGGCTGCTGTTCTTCTACCGGGTCCTCGGCGTCGTCGCGCTGTCGGCCCTGGCGATCTTCGGCGTCGTGACCCTGTCGCTGGTGACGGCGCTGGGCACGGTCGGTTTCGCGCTCACCCTGGCGGGGATCGCCGGTCTGATCGTGGCGATCGGCATCACCGCCGACTCCTCGATCATCTTCTTCGAACGCATCCGTGACGAGGCCAACCTGGGCAAGACGGTGCGCACCAGCGTCAAGACCGCCTTCGCCTCGGCGTTCCGCACGAACCTGGCCGGCAACACCGTCACGCTGGCGGCCGCGGTCATCCTGTACTTCCTCGCCGTCGGCCCGGTCCGCGGCTTCGCCCTCATGCTCGGCATCGCCAGCGTCCTGGACATCCTCATCATGGTCGCCTTCACCCGCCCGCTGGTGTTCCTGCTCGCGGGAACCAAGCTGATGAATCGTCGGACGGTGCGCGCCGCCGAACCGGCCGTCGCGACCGCGGGGGTGCGCCGATGA
- a CDS encoding HD domain-containing protein produces MSDEQQSLDPAAAEREAAPAPPDAAEVERPEQLTDPASFIAESAEAALVRGMDATDAVAEAAEVALDAERRTGGPVDILTRLQSDEVVSAFIKLSDQFLDAQGFTEHGFRHANLVGRIAHNVLLHLGADRELCDLAAVGGYLHDVGNVVSRMNHGLSGAWIAYDALRRLEVDPYRIGLVLSAIGNHEEQYGSSIGPVGAAVILADKADVHRSRVRKGADTATDIHDRVNDAVTHSFLRVDAERATITLELELDTDRSTVIEYFEIFLERMVMCRRAARTLGCEFRITANGVPLG; encoded by the coding sequence GTGAGCGACGAGCAGCAGTCGCTGGACCCGGCCGCCGCCGAGCGCGAGGCCGCACCGGCCCCGCCCGACGCGGCCGAGGTCGAGCGTCCCGAGCAGCTCACGGATCCGGCCAGCTTCATCGCCGAGTCCGCCGAGGCGGCCCTGGTGCGCGGCATGGACGCGACCGACGCGGTGGCGGAGGCAGCGGAGGTCGCGCTCGACGCCGAGCGCCGCACCGGGGGACCGGTCGACATCCTCACGCGCCTGCAGTCCGACGAGGTCGTCAGCGCCTTCATCAAGCTCTCGGACCAGTTCCTCGACGCGCAGGGCTTCACCGAGCACGGCTTCCGCCACGCCAACCTGGTCGGCCGGATCGCGCACAACGTGCTGCTGCATCTCGGCGCCGACCGGGAGCTGTGCGACCTGGCCGCCGTCGGTGGCTACCTGCACGACGTCGGCAACGTGGTCAGCCGCATGAACCACGGGCTGTCGGGGGCGTGGATCGCCTACGACGCGCTGCGGCGGCTCGAGGTCGACCCCTACCGGATCGGCCTGGTCCTCTCCGCCATCGGCAACCACGAGGAGCAGTACGGGTCCTCGATCGGTCCGGTCGGGGCCGCGGTCATCCTGGCCGACAAGGCCGACGTGCACCGCAGCCGGGTGCGCAAGGGCGCCGACACGGCCACCGACATCCACGACCGCGTCAACGACGCGGTCACGCACTCGTTCCTGCGCGTGGACGCGGAGCGTGCGACCATCACGCTGGAACTGGAGCTCGACACGGACCGTTCGACGGTCATCGAGTACTTCGAGATCTTCCTGGAACGCATGGTGATGTGTCGCCGCGCCGCGCGCACGCTCGGGTGCGAGTTCCGCATCACCGCCAACGGCGTGCCGCTCGGCTGA
- the yajC gene encoding preprotein translocase subunit YajC: MDGGGLGGLLLPLLFLVVLYLLLIRPQQKRQKAHQRQVADLQVGDDVVTIGGLHGRITALSDDAMDLLVTDDVVLRFQRSALARVVRDEPETA, translated from the coding sequence GTGGATGGTGGTGGCCTCGGCGGCCTGCTGTTGCCCCTGTTGTTCCTCGTCGTGCTCTACCTGCTGCTGATCCGCCCGCAGCAGAAGCGGCAGAAGGCCCACCAGCGACAGGTGGCCGACCTCCAGGTCGGTGACGACGTCGTCACCATCGGTGGTCTGCACGGCCGTATCACGGCGCTCAGCGACGACGCGATGGATCTGCTGGTGACCGACGACGTGGTCCTCCGCTTCCAGCGCAGCGCGCTCGCGCGCGTCGTGCGCGACGAGCCGGAGACGGCGTGA
- a CDS encoding potassium/proton antiporter has protein sequence MQLEIGVDALLLVGSGLLLLAGLASAVLDKAGARFRVPGALLFLGLGMLAGNDGLGLVLLDDPQLVQNVGTVALLFILFEGGLTTKPTDLRLAALPGALLATIGVAVTAGITGLGIWLVLDLDPVTSLLLGAVVASTDAAAVFSMMRTTPLPRRISALLRIESGANDPIAVMLTVGLLATLAGDEVTAGDWAVFALVQLLGGALVGLAVGGIGVATLRRLDLGVEGMYPVVAGALGALAYSSAAWAGASGFVAVYFAGLLVGALVPRHRRSIRGVHEALANAAEIGLFLLLGLLVTPSELPPVALPGLLVALLLAVVARPVAVWLCTLGQRFSWRERALVSWGGLRGAVPIVLATFPATAAADDAGAIFNVVFFVVLVSVLVQGTTLRPLVRGLRLQVDRPAWAPVAEALPIEGLDVDLVEVFVTEDLALHGRRLHEVPPPDRALVAAIVRGHRVLIPRGDTRLATGDVLLLTTHRQGDVLTRMTAWARGEVPTTGGSTALGHTGDPVTADDDPAAPGAAGPATAHPGTDDDER, from the coding sequence GTGCAGCTCGAGATCGGTGTCGACGCGCTGCTGCTGGTCGGCTCCGGGCTGCTGCTGCTCGCCGGCCTGGCCTCGGCCGTGCTCGACAAGGCCGGCGCGCGGTTCCGTGTCCCCGGTGCACTGCTGTTCCTGGGCCTCGGGATGCTGGCCGGCAACGACGGGCTCGGCCTGGTCCTGCTCGACGATCCGCAGCTGGTGCAGAACGTCGGCACGGTGGCACTGCTGTTCATCCTGTTCGAGGGTGGGCTCACCACCAAGCCGACCGACCTGCGGCTCGCCGCCCTGCCCGGCGCGTTGCTCGCGACCATCGGCGTGGCGGTCACGGCCGGCATCACCGGACTCGGCATCTGGCTGGTGCTCGACCTCGATCCCGTGACCTCGCTGCTGCTCGGGGCCGTGGTCGCCTCGACCGACGCCGCCGCCGTGTTCTCGATGATGCGCACCACACCGCTGCCGCGGCGCATCTCGGCGTTGCTGCGCATCGAGTCGGGCGCCAACGACCCCATCGCGGTCATGCTCACGGTCGGCCTGCTCGCGACCCTCGCGGGCGACGAGGTCACGGCAGGGGACTGGGCCGTGTTCGCCCTCGTGCAGTTGCTGGGCGGCGCGCTGGTCGGGCTGGCCGTCGGCGGGATCGGGGTCGCGACGCTGCGGCGCCTGGACCTCGGCGTCGAGGGCATGTACCCCGTCGTTGCCGGGGCGTTGGGGGCGCTCGCGTACAGTTCGGCGGCGTGGGCGGGTGCCTCCGGGTTCGTGGCGGTGTACTTCGCCGGCCTGCTGGTCGGCGCCCTGGTCCCACGCCATCGACGCTCGATCCGCGGGGTGCACGAGGCGTTGGCCAACGCCGCCGAGATCGGGCTGTTCCTGCTGCTCGGCCTGCTGGTGACCCCCTCCGAGTTGCCACCGGTCGCGCTGCCGGGGTTGCTGGTCGCCCTGCTCCTCGCGGTGGTCGCCCGCCCGGTGGCGGTGTGGCTGTGCACGCTCGGGCAACGCTTCTCGTGGCGGGAGCGGGCCCTGGTGTCGTGGGGCGGGCTGCGCGGCGCGGTCCCGATCGTGCTCGCCACGTTCCCGGCGACCGCCGCGGCCGACGATGCCGGCGCGATCTTCAACGTGGTGTTCTTCGTCGTGCTCGTCTCCGTGCTGGTGCAGGGGACCACGCTGCGGCCGCTGGTGCGCGGGTTGCGCCTGCAGGTCGACCGTCCCGCGTGGGCGCCCGTCGCCGAGGCGCTGCCCATCGAGGGGCTCGACGTCGACCTCGTCGAGGTCTTCGTGACCGAGGACCTCGCCCTGCACGGCCGTCGCCTGCACGAGGTCCCGCCGCCCGACCGCGCGCTGGTCGCGGCCATCGTGCGCGGGCACCGGGTGCTCATCCCGCGCGGGGACACCCGCCTGGCCACGGGGGACGTGCTGCTGCTCACCACCCACCGCCAGGGGGACGTGCTGACGCGGATGACCGCCTGGGCGCGCGGTGAGGTTCCGACCACGGGCGGGTCCACCGCCCTGGGGCACACCGGGGACCCCGTCACGGCCGACGACGACCCCGCAGCGCCCGGGGCTGCCGGCCCCGCGACGGCGCATCCTGGCACCGACGACGACGAGCGATAG
- the ruvB gene encoding Holliday junction branch migration DNA helicase RuvB, producing the protein MSAGEPGNPLLDGGAHVDEEGLEASLRPTRLDDFIGQDRVRRQLQLVLTGARRRGQPADHVLLSGAPGLGKTTLAAIVAAEVGAHFRATSGPAIERPGDLAAILTGLEGGDVLFVDEIHRLPRTVEEVLYSAMEDFQLDIVVGKGPGARSIRLDLPRFTLVGATTRTGLISSPLRDRFGFAAHLEHYETEELLAIVRRSAGLLTVDVDDEGAAEIASRSRGTPRIANRLLRRVRDYAEVEASGRIDLDVARAALEVFDVDELGLDRLDRRVLEAVVDAFGGGPVGLNTLATSVAEESDTLEDAVEPFLLRCGLLQRTPRGRVATAGAYAHLGRPLPPPGRALPHLTPGAVPLFDDTEGDAPDAG; encoded by the coding sequence GTGAGCGCCGGGGAACCGGGCAACCCGCTGCTCGACGGTGGGGCGCACGTCGACGAGGAAGGGCTTGAGGCCAGTCTGCGACCGACGCGGCTCGACGACTTCATCGGGCAGGACCGCGTCCGACGCCAGTTGCAGCTGGTGCTGACCGGTGCCCGGCGTCGCGGCCAGCCGGCGGACCACGTGCTGCTCTCCGGCGCACCCGGCCTGGGCAAGACCACGCTGGCGGCGATCGTCGCGGCCGAGGTCGGGGCGCACTTCCGCGCCACGTCGGGGCCGGCCATCGAACGGCCCGGTGACCTCGCGGCGATCCTGACCGGGCTCGAGGGCGGCGACGTGCTGTTCGTCGACGAGATCCACCGGCTGCCGCGGACCGTGGAGGAGGTCCTGTACTCCGCGATGGAGGACTTCCAGCTCGACATCGTGGTGGGCAAGGGACCCGGGGCACGATCGATCCGTCTGGACCTGCCGCGCTTCACCCTGGTGGGGGCCACCACCCGCACAGGGCTGATCTCGTCGCCACTGCGGGACCGGTTCGGCTTCGCGGCGCACCTCGAGCACTACGAGACCGAGGAGCTGCTCGCCATCGTCCGCCGCTCGGCGGGTCTGCTCACCGTCGACGTCGACGACGAGGGTGCGGCGGAGATCGCCAGCCGATCGCGGGGCACGCCCCGCATCGCCAACCGCCTGCTACGGCGCGTGCGGGACTACGCCGAGGTGGAGGCCTCCGGCCGCATCGACCTCGACGTCGCCCGCGCCGCCCTCGAGGTCTTCGACGTCGACGAACTGGGGCTCGACCGGCTCGACCGCCGGGTCCTCGAGGCCGTCGTCGACGCCTTCGGTGGGGGGCCGGTCGGCCTCAACACCCTCGCCACGTCCGTGGCCGAGGAGTCCGACACGCTCGAGGACGCCGTCGAGCCGTTCCTGCTGCGCTGCGGCCTGCTCCAACGCACGCCGAGGGGACGGGTGGCGACCGCCGGCGCCTACGCGCACCTGGGACGTCCGCTGCCGCCGCCGGGCCGCGCCCTGCCTCACCTTACGCCGGGTGCCGTGCCGTTGTTCGACGACACCGAGGGTGACGCTCCCGACGCCGGGTAG
- the ruvA gene encoding Holliday junction branch migration protein RuvA yields MIASLRGRVAHRDTTTVVVDVAGVGYLVHVPSSASIPARGEEVVLHTSLQVREESMTLYGFPERGMLQWFELLLTSSGVGPKLALAALGTHRPDVLRTAIGGADLPTLTAIPGVGKKVAERLVLELKDKVGGPGGGELPVASTGGTADPGVLGEARDALLALGYSSGEVQQALTAVTGEGGPDADAPVGELLRACLRHLGTAAFDGARP; encoded by the coding sequence ATGATCGCGTCGTTGCGCGGTCGCGTCGCCCACCGGGACACGACCACCGTCGTCGTCGACGTGGCCGGCGTCGGCTATCTCGTGCACGTCCCGTCGTCGGCCAGCATCCCGGCCCGGGGCGAGGAGGTGGTCCTGCACACCTCGCTGCAGGTCCGCGAGGAGTCGATGACGCTCTACGGGTTTCCCGAACGCGGGATGCTCCAATGGTTCGAGCTGCTGCTGACCTCGTCGGGGGTCGGACCCAAGCTCGCGCTGGCGGCCCTGGGCACGCATCGCCCCGACGTGCTGCGCACGGCCATCGGTGGAGCCGACCTGCCGACGCTCACGGCGATCCCCGGGGTGGGCAAGAAGGTCGCCGAGCGGCTCGTGCTCGAGCTCAAGGACAAGGTCGGTGGACCTGGTGGGGGCGAGCTTCCCGTGGCCTCCACCGGGGGCACGGCCGACCCCGGGGTCCTCGGCGAGGCGCGCGACGCCCTGCTGGCACTGGGCTACTCGTCCGGCGAGGTCCAGCAGGCCCTGACGGCCGTCACCGGCGAGGGCGGGCCCGACGCCGACGCTCCGGTCGGTGAGCTGTTGCGCGCCTGCCTGCGCCACCTCGGCACGGCGGCGTTCGACGGTGCGCGCCCGTGA
- the ruvC gene encoding crossover junction endodeoxyribonuclease RuvC produces the protein MAVEATPGPARATTVLGIDPGLTRCGLGVVCGPDRRPRVVAATCVRTEPDQPLEQRLLVVQDAIEAVIAEHRPDAVAVERVLFSANVRSAMATGQAAGVALVAAARAGLAVTPYSPNEVKQTVAGTGAADKAAVGRLVAAQLGLDEVPRPADVADALAVALTHLARSRLAARVVGTASASVLADAHRAADVAARGGWEAVLGDRLPPSSARRTPTRSARPSPKGR, from the coding sequence GTGGCGGTCGAAGCGACGCCGGGACCGGCACGGGCGACGACGGTGCTCGGGATCGACCCCGGACTCACGCGCTGCGGGTTGGGCGTGGTGTGCGGTCCCGACCGTCGACCGCGGGTGGTCGCCGCCACCTGCGTGCGCACCGAGCCCGACCAGCCGCTCGAGCAGCGGCTGTTGGTCGTGCAGGACGCCATCGAGGCCGTCATCGCCGAGCACCGCCCGGACGCCGTCGCGGTCGAGCGGGTGCTGTTCTCCGCCAACGTGCGCTCGGCGATGGCGACCGGGCAGGCGGCCGGGGTGGCCCTGGTGGCGGCGGCGCGGGCGGGCCTCGCGGTGACGCCCTACAGCCCCAACGAGGTCAAGCAGACCGTCGCGGGGACCGGGGCGGCGGACAAGGCCGCGGTCGGGCGGCTGGTGGCCGCCCAGCTCGGGCTGGACGAGGTGCCCCGACCGGCCGACGTGGCCGACGCGTTGGCGGTCGCCCTCACCCACCTGGCGCGTTCGCGTCTGGCCGCCCGCGTGGTCGGCACCGCGTCCGCGTCCGTGCTCGCCGACGCCCACCGGGCCGCCGACGTGGCGGCGCGCGGCGGTTGGGAGGCGGTGCTCGGCGACCGGCTCCCACCGTCCTCGGCGCGACGCACCCCGACCCGCTCCGCCCGTCCGTCCCCGAAAGGTCGCTGA
- a CDS encoding YebC/PmpR family DNA-binding transcriptional regulator: MAGHSKWANIKHRKAAQDKKRGKTFAKLIRAIESAAREASTADPEQSASLALAVQKAKDADVPKDTIERACKRGSGEDAGAAAYEIAQYEGYAPGGVAVLVDCLTDNRNRTASDVRSAFNKAGGNLAEPGSVSFLFSRRGQVVVEANGHGEDDLMLVGLDAGLEDLDHSGEQYTAWCDPTDVAGLRKAFEDGGFGIVEAGSTMVPASTVPIADASEAKKVLRLLDTLDDNDDVQDVYANFDIPEELIESLEE; this comes from the coding sequence ATGGCCGGCCACAGCAAGTGGGCCAACATCAAGCACCGCAAGGCGGCGCAGGACAAGAAGCGTGGCAAGACGTTCGCCAAGCTGATCCGCGCCATCGAGTCCGCCGCCCGCGAGGCCAGTACCGCCGATCCCGAGCAGTCGGCCTCGTTGGCGCTGGCCGTGCAGAAGGCCAAGGACGCCGACGTCCCTAAGGACACGATCGAGCGGGCGTGCAAGCGCGGGTCGGGGGAGGACGCCGGGGCGGCCGCCTACGAGATCGCCCAGTACGAGGGCTATGCGCCGGGTGGCGTGGCCGTGCTGGTCGACTGCCTGACCGACAACCGCAACCGGACGGCCTCCGACGTGCGCAGCGCCTTCAACAAGGCGGGCGGCAACCTCGCCGAGCCCGGTTCGGTGTCGTTCCTGTTCTCGCGTCGGGGTCAGGTCGTGGTCGAGGCGAACGGACACGGCGAGGACGACCTCATGCTGGTCGGGCTCGACGCGGGACTCGAGGACCTCGACCACAGCGGGGAGCAGTACACCGCCTGGTGCGACCCGACCGACGTCGCCGGCCTGCGCAAGGCGTTCGAGGACGGCGGGTTCGGCATCGTCGAGGCCGGATCGACCATGGTGCCGGCCTCGACCGTCCCGATCGCCGACGCGAGCGAGGCGAAGAAGGTGTTGCGCCTGCTCGACACGCTCGACGACAACGACGACGTGCAGGACGTCTACGCGAACTTCGACATCCCCGAGGAGCTGATCGAGTCGCTCGAGGAGTGA
- a CDS encoding AEC family transporter translates to MLAVLVLLVVGIVLGNLRWLPASVGPALDLVLVRVSLPGLILAVVPRIPVDASLLLPAVVAWAVLLGSVAAVWVGSRLARLDRRTTGTLLVVVPLSNTGFLGFPAVEALLGPEFLPPAIVYDQVGSFLALATLTSVVAARYGRGEPPGPRTMARRVATFPPLVFLVIGLALAMAGTALPAPLQEVADIVGATVTPLAMLAVGLRLRLAGGGWRPGMLAAGLGWSMLLAPALVYVLARAVGMDAVWQVSVLETAMPPMVMGGVIAAAAGLDDRLAAQLVAIGAVASMATLPAWALLLT, encoded by the coding sequence GTGCTGGCCGTCCTCGTCCTGCTGGTCGTCGGCATCGTCCTGGGCAACCTGCGTTGGCTTCCGGCGTCCGTGGGACCCGCGCTCGACCTCGTGCTCGTCCGGGTCTCGCTCCCGGGCCTGATCCTCGCGGTGGTCCCACGGATCCCGGTGGACGCGTCGTTGCTGCTGCCGGCCGTCGTCGCCTGGGCGGTGCTGCTCGGTTCGGTCGCGGCGGTCTGGGTCGGGTCACGACTGGCACGCCTCGACCGCCGCACCACCGGCACGTTGCTGGTCGTCGTGCCGCTGAGCAACACCGGCTTCCTCGGGTTCCCGGCCGTCGAGGCGCTGTTGGGACCCGAGTTCCTGCCGCCGGCCATCGTCTACGACCAAGTCGGCTCCTTCCTCGCACTCGCGACGCTGACCTCGGTGGTCGCGGCCCGGTACGGGCGCGGCGAGCCCCCCGGCCCGCGCACCATGGCGCGTCGGGTGGCGACGTTCCCACCGCTCGTGTTCCTGGTGATCGGGCTGGCGCTCGCGATGGCAGGGACGGCCCTGCCCGCACCGTTGCAGGAGGTCGCCGACATCGTGGGCGCGACGGTGACGCCACTGGCGATGCTCGCGGTCGGTCTGCGGCTCCGCCTGGCGGGAGGCGGCTGGCGTCCGGGGATGCTGGCGGCCGGCCTCGGTTGGTCGATGCTGCTCGCGCCCGCCCTCGTGTACGTCCTGGCCCGGGCGGTCGGCATGGACGCGGTCTGGCAGGTGTCGGTGCTCGAGACGGCGATGCCGCCGATGGTGATGGGCGGGGTCATCGCCGCCGCGGCCGGTCTCGACGACCGGCTCGCGGCCCAACTCGTCGCGATCGGGGCCGTCGCCTCGATGGCCACGCTGCCGGCCTGGGCGCTGCTGCTGACGTGA
- the pdxT gene encoding pyridoxal 5'-phosphate synthase glutaminase subunit PdxT, translated as MPADAPRIGVLALQGDVLEHLRALRRCGAEAVEVRTAEQLAAVDGLVLPGGESTTIGKLLERFGLMPLLRERIVDGLPVFGTCAGMILLSDELDQDRAQPLVGGLAVRTRRNAYGRQVDSFDTALEVTGVEGGPLDVSFIRAPRVEAVLGTDVEVLAEVDGHAVVVRQGRLLAAAFHPEVTGDDRLHAAFVDTVRQVRRAP; from the coding sequence GTGCCCGCGGACGCGCCGAGGATCGGGGTGCTCGCGCTCCAGGGCGACGTGCTCGAGCACCTGCGGGCGCTGCGGCGCTGCGGCGCCGAGGCCGTCGAGGTCCGCACGGCCGAGCAGTTGGCCGCGGTCGACGGGTTGGTCCTGCCGGGCGGTGAGTCGACCACCATCGGCAAGCTCCTGGAGCGCTTCGGCCTGATGCCCCTCCTCCGGGAACGCATCGTCGACGGGCTCCCCGTCTTCGGTACCTGCGCCGGGATGATCCTGTTGTCGGACGAACTCGACCAGGACCGGGCGCAGCCGTTGGTGGGCGGCCTGGCCGTGCGCACCCGCCGCAACGCCTACGGTCGGCAGGTCGACTCGTTCGACACCGCGCTCGAGGTGACCGGCGTCGAGGGCGGACCGCTCGACGTGTCCTTCATCCGCGCACCGCGCGTCGAGGCGGTGCTCGGGACCGACGTCGAGGTCCTCGCCGAGGTCGACGGCCACGCGGTCGTCGTCCGGCAGGGCCGGCTGCTCGCCGCCGCGTTCCACCCGGAGGTCACCGGCGACGACCGCCTGCACGCCGCGTTCGTCGACACGGTACGCCAGGTCCGTCGCGCCCCGTGA